In Rubrivirga marina, the following are encoded in one genomic region:
- a CDS encoding penicillin-binding protein 1A, with the protein MDDDTQYTDDELETFFGSPDARHAALDERRGTAGAPAARPAPRRARSAEDDELASFFGSPDVRTPGGDGAARDAGLVPPPGPAAPPPPTGPAAERRRRVGRALAIVLGLIGLGVFAGLGVVAYLSQNLPSFEQIENTENLLATQVLTADGQELARYYADENRTWVGLDEMSDYVPQALIATEDRRFFDHWGVDLYAFGAILKDFLTSGEARGASTITMQLARNLYRDATGFRVGEKSVVRKAKEILIAVRLERTYTKPEILEAYLNTVPFLYNAYGIEAASQTFFSKPALDLDAGESATLIGMLAANSRYNPCLAEGGISAECRAADPDPTDSEPGPVIVESQNEAAINRRNVVLMNMRNQGVLDEAAYQAAREAPIRLAFDVYSHEDNIAPHFAEVLRLWFREWAEANGYDPYEDGLVIHTTIDSRMQALAAAAVQEEMDRLQGIVNNGWGSPSNPFGYWWSRNTAVVNEYVRETDRFRRLTAEGASAEQAVAQLRQNGAFMDSLKQARTRLEAGLIAMDPTSGQVKAWVGGRDFVLNKYDHGGQARRQPGSTFKLFAYATAFNNGYSPQSGVFDSPFRWGDWAPQNSGGGYAGYTTLAEGLRSSRNVVAARITKHFGTSEIARTAYQMGIRTPLELPEFDAETCPPFEARKNDCYPRSIALGTQDVSLLEMVTAYATIANYGVYHGPTLQEDRPQNADVPPQIVLAVDRIEDRYGNVIEDFTPVAREVLNPSTAYTTFDAMRAVVQAGTGRGIGGFEGVSRLDMAGKTGTTQENADGWFIGMTPELVVGSWTGFDDRRIKYPSTSVGQGGRTGLRNVGAFFSKLQTEGPEDIRLDPDLDLERPEDYQPPTRRSRIGDSGYWPGDSRSRRSRGGAGAGGNRQNETADRPAREMIDRFRQRERAAPAPEPRPQTQGGGSGGRIGW; encoded by the coding sequence ATGGACGACGACACGCAGTACACCGACGACGAGCTCGAGACCTTCTTCGGCTCGCCCGACGCCCGCCACGCCGCCCTCGACGAGCGGCGCGGCACGGCCGGCGCCCCGGCGGCCCGCCCGGCCCCCCGCCGCGCGCGGTCGGCCGAGGACGACGAGCTCGCCTCGTTCTTCGGCTCGCCCGACGTCCGGACGCCGGGCGGCGACGGGGCCGCCCGCGACGCCGGCCTCGTGCCGCCGCCCGGCCCCGCCGCGCCGCCGCCGCCGACGGGCCCCGCCGCCGAGCGCCGCCGCCGCGTCGGCCGCGCGCTCGCCATCGTGCTCGGGCTGATCGGCCTCGGCGTGTTCGCCGGCCTCGGCGTGGTCGCCTACCTCAGCCAGAACCTCCCCTCGTTCGAGCAGATCGAGAACACGGAGAACCTCCTCGCCACGCAGGTCCTCACCGCCGACGGCCAGGAGCTCGCCCGCTACTACGCGGACGAGAACCGGACGTGGGTCGGGCTCGACGAGATGAGCGACTACGTCCCCCAGGCCCTCATCGCCACCGAGGACCGCCGGTTCTTCGACCACTGGGGCGTCGACCTCTACGCCTTCGGCGCCATCCTCAAGGACTTCCTGACGTCCGGCGAGGCCCGCGGCGCCTCGACCATCACGATGCAGCTGGCGCGGAACCTCTACCGCGACGCGACCGGCTTCCGCGTCGGCGAGAAGTCCGTCGTTCGGAAGGCCAAGGAGATCCTCATCGCCGTCCGCCTCGAGCGGACGTACACGAAGCCAGAGATCCTCGAGGCCTACCTCAACACGGTCCCGTTCCTCTATAACGCCTACGGCATCGAGGCCGCCTCGCAGACGTTCTTCTCGAAGCCCGCGCTCGACCTCGACGCCGGCGAGTCGGCCACGCTGATCGGGATGCTCGCGGCCAACAGCCGCTACAACCCGTGCCTCGCCGAGGGCGGCATCTCGGCCGAGTGCCGGGCCGCCGACCCCGACCCGACAGACAGCGAGCCGGGCCCGGTCATCGTCGAGAGCCAGAACGAGGCCGCCATCAACCGGCGCAACGTCGTGCTGATGAACATGCGGAACCAGGGCGTCCTCGACGAGGCGGCCTACCAGGCGGCCCGCGAGGCGCCGATCCGGCTCGCGTTCGACGTCTACAGCCACGAGGACAACATCGCCCCGCACTTCGCGGAGGTCCTCCGCTTGTGGTTCCGCGAGTGGGCCGAGGCCAACGGCTACGACCCCTACGAGGACGGGCTCGTCATCCACACGACCATCGACAGCCGGATGCAGGCCCTCGCGGCGGCGGCCGTCCAAGAGGAGATGGACCGGCTCCAGGGGATCGTCAACAACGGCTGGGGCTCGCCCTCAAACCCGTTCGGGTACTGGTGGAGCCGGAATACAGCCGTCGTCAACGAATACGTCCGCGAGACCGACCGCTTCCGCCGCCTCACGGCCGAGGGCGCCTCCGCGGAGCAGGCCGTCGCCCAGCTCCGCCAGAACGGCGCGTTCATGGACTCGCTCAAGCAGGCCCGCACGCGGCTCGAGGCCGGCCTCATCGCGATGGACCCGACGAGCGGCCAGGTCAAGGCGTGGGTCGGCGGCCGCGACTTCGTGCTCAACAAGTACGACCACGGCGGCCAGGCCCGACGCCAGCCGGGCTCGACGTTCAAGCTGTTCGCCTACGCGACGGCGTTCAACAACGGGTACTCGCCGCAGTCGGGCGTCTTCGACAGCCCGTTCCGCTGGGGCGACTGGGCCCCGCAGAACTCGGGCGGCGGCTACGCCGGCTACACGACGCTCGCCGAGGGCCTCCGGAGCTCCCGCAACGTCGTCGCAGCCCGGATCACGAAGCACTTCGGGACCTCCGAGATCGCGCGGACGGCCTACCAGATGGGCATCCGCACGCCGCTCGAGCTCCCCGAGTTCGACGCCGAGACGTGCCCGCCCTTCGAGGCCCGCAAGAACGACTGCTACCCCCGCTCGATCGCGCTCGGCACGCAGGACGTCTCGCTCCTCGAGATGGTCACGGCCTACGCCACGATCGCCAACTACGGCGTCTACCACGGGCCGACGCTCCAGGAGGACCGCCCGCAGAACGCGGACGTCCCGCCGCAGATCGTCCTGGCCGTCGACCGGATCGAGGACCGCTACGGGAACGTGATCGAGGACTTCACGCCGGTCGCCCGCGAGGTCCTCAACCCGAGCACGGCCTACACCACGTTCGACGCCATGCGCGCCGTCGTGCAGGCGGGCACGGGCCGCGGGATCGGCGGCTTCGAGGGCGTCTCGCGCCTCGACATGGCCGGCAAGACGGGCACGACGCAGGAGAACGCCGACGGCTGGTTCATCGGCATGACGCCCGAGCTCGTCGTCGGCTCGTGGACGGGCTTCGACGACCGGCGCATCAAGTACCCCTCGACGTCGGTCGGGCAGGGCGGCCGGACGGGCCTCCGCAACGTGGGCGCGTTCTTCAGCAAGCTCCAGACGGAGGGGCCCGAGGACATCCGCCTCGACCCCGACCTCGACTTGGAGCGGCCGGAGGACTACCAGCCCCCGACGCGTCGGAGCCGGATCGGCGACTCGGGCTACTGGCCGGGCGACAGCCGCTCGCGCCGCTCGCGCGGGGGGGCGGGGGCCGGCGGCAACCGCCAGAACGAGACGGCCGACCGACCGGCCCGCGAGATGATCGACCGGTTCCGCCAGCGCGAGCGCGCTGCGCCGGCCCCCGAGCCGCGCCCGCAGACCCAGGGTGGCGGCTCCGGCGGCCGGATCGGTTGGTAA
- a CDS encoding UDP-2,3-diacylglucosamine diphosphatase, which translates to MPRTPWPLALRPLLLFLSDLHLGRGTRDATRAAERDAVALLRRHEREIVDEGGTLVLLGDVYDQYIEYRHLIPKAAPRLVGLLAEWCDRDAEVVYVVGNRDPWHLDFFERDVGVTLVRDAWEPRRDGRALYIAHGDVHDASDRLSPRLKPLLRAPLMARLYRMGLPGDAGYALARRVARTFGTDGAPAPATDMRLADAARRTLERTSADLVAFGHSHQEALTEMPHGTYLNPGYWFGRRTFARLDAYGPALFRWRDGAAEPLASRLGDTPEADRPASPRPEAAPTL; encoded by the coding sequence TTGCCCCGCACGCCCTGGCCCCTGGCCCTCCGCCCCCTGCTCCTCTTCCTCTCCGACCTCCACCTCGGCCGCGGCACGCGCGATGCCACGCGCGCCGCCGAGCGCGACGCCGTCGCCCTGCTGCGGCGGCACGAGCGCGAGATCGTGGACGAGGGGGGCACCCTGGTCCTCCTCGGCGACGTCTACGATCAGTACATCGAGTACCGCCACCTCATCCCCAAGGCCGCGCCCCGCCTCGTCGGGCTGCTGGCCGAGTGGTGCGACCGCGACGCCGAGGTGGTCTACGTCGTCGGCAACCGGGACCCGTGGCACCTCGACTTCTTCGAGCGCGACGTCGGCGTGACGCTGGTGCGGGACGCCTGGGAGCCGCGCCGCGACGGGCGGGCCCTGTATATTGCGCACGGCGACGTCCACGATGCCTCCGACCGGCTCTCCCCCCGTCTGAAGCCGCTCCTCCGAGCCCCGCTCATGGCCCGCCTCTACCGCATGGGCCTCCCCGGCGACGCCGGCTACGCCCTCGCCCGCCGCGTCGCCCGGACCTTCGGGACCGACGGCGCGCCCGCGCCCGCAACGGACATGCGCCTCGCCGACGCCGCCCGCCGGACGCTGGAGCGGACCTCTGCCGACCTCGTGGCGTTCGGTCACTCGCACCAAGAGGCCCTCACGGAGATGCCCCACGGGACGTACCTCAACCCCGGCTACTGGTTCGGCCGTCGGACCTTCGCGCGGCTCGACGCCTACGGCCCGGCCCTCTTCCGCTGGCGCGACGGGGCCGCCGAGCCCCTCGCTTCCCGCCTCGGCGACACGCCCGAGGCGGACCGACCCGCGTCTCCCCGCCCCGAGGCGGCCCCCACCCTCTAG
- a CDS encoding rhomboid family intramembrane serine protease: MQNAYHPPSSFGLFPPVVKNLLILNGLAFLAQVIFEARTTEPFDAITRLFALWPIGGPEAIQFRDGLVEFGTFQPWQLVTSAFLHGGFGHILFNLFGLWMFGGAIERVMGSKRFLGFYLACVLGASLLQVAVTSWPFLMGDGTGIPIPTLGASGGVLGVMAAFGLLYPESPIYLLFFPVPIPAKWFVLGYAAFSLFAGVTDVQAGVAHFAHLGGMLTGAVVVLYWLGRLPLRPRTRPL, from the coding sequence GTGCAGAACGCGTACCACCCGCCCTCGTCGTTCGGCCTGTTTCCACCGGTCGTCAAGAACCTCCTGATCCTGAACGGGCTGGCGTTCCTGGCGCAGGTCATCTTCGAGGCGCGGACGACGGAGCCGTTCGACGCGATCACGCGCCTCTTCGCGCTGTGGCCCATCGGGGGCCCTGAGGCCATCCAGTTCCGCGACGGACTCGTCGAGTTCGGGACGTTCCAGCCGTGGCAGCTCGTGACGAGCGCGTTCCTCCACGGCGGGTTCGGCCACATCCTCTTCAACCTGTTCGGGCTGTGGATGTTTGGCGGGGCCATCGAGCGCGTGATGGGGTCGAAGCGGTTCCTCGGGTTCTACCTCGCGTGCGTGCTGGGCGCGAGCCTGCTCCAGGTGGCCGTCACGTCGTGGCCGTTCCTGATGGGCGACGGCACGGGCATCCCGATCCCGACGCTGGGCGCCTCGGGCGGCGTCCTGGGCGTGATGGCGGCGTTCGGGCTGTTGTACCCCGAGTCCCCGATCTACCTCCTATTTTTCCCCGTCCCGATCCCGGCCAAGTGGTTCGTGCTCGGGTACGCCGCGTTCAGCCTGTTCGCCGGGGTCACCGACGTCCAGGCCGGCGTGGCCCACTTCGCCCACCTCGGCGGGATGCTGACCGGGGCTGTCGTCGTGCTGTACTGGCTGGGGCGGCTGCCCCTCCGCCCCCGGACCCGCCCCCTCTAA
- a CDS encoding rhomboid family intramembrane serine protease, with amino-acid sequence MAAADSPLFRFQLWRAALPPALRLLLTVNLVTYLAYVVLALLAAFGVPAIAVVDYLMLPASPEGALRLPWTPLTYGFVNAFGGFFGLISFVFGFYWLQWMGRDYEESYGAHRLFGLYVLGALGGAVVGLALGALLPMPRPFYFGLWTPVTAVLCAVATLHPDRQIGLFLLGVVPMKWIAVGFVVLSLAFSADLTVLGAALAGVLFGRAQRAGRDPAFWAAPLFGARRRRPAAKAAPVRNSPFGRSKAAGGGRPGAAPSARLDVDAILDKILEKGYDSLTAEEKEALDRASRD; translated from the coding sequence ATGGCCGCCGCCGACTCCCCGCTCTTCCGGTTCCAGCTGTGGCGGGCCGCGCTCCCGCCGGCCCTCCGGCTGCTGCTGACGGTCAACCTCGTGACGTACCTCGCGTACGTCGTGCTGGCGCTGCTCGCCGCGTTCGGCGTGCCGGCGATCGCCGTCGTCGACTACCTGATGCTACCGGCGAGCCCCGAGGGGGCCCTCCGCCTCCCGTGGACGCCGTTGACCTACGGGTTCGTCAACGCCTTCGGCGGGTTCTTCGGGCTGATCTCGTTCGTGTTCGGGTTCTACTGGCTCCAGTGGATGGGTCGGGACTACGAGGAGAGCTATGGGGCACACCGGCTGTTCGGGCTCTACGTCCTCGGTGCGCTCGGGGGCGCCGTGGTGGGCCTGGCGCTCGGCGCGCTCCTCCCGATGCCGCGCCCGTTCTACTTCGGGCTGTGGACGCCCGTGACGGCCGTCCTCTGCGCGGTCGCGACGCTCCATCCCGACCGACAGATCGGCCTGTTTCTGCTCGGCGTGGTCCCGATGAAGTGGATCGCCGTCGGGTTCGTCGTGCTCAGCCTCGCCTTCTCGGCCGACCTCACGGTGCTGGGCGCGGCGCTCGCGGGCGTCCTGTTCGGACGCGCGCAGCGGGCGGGGCGTGACCCGGCCTTTTGGGCCGCCCCGCTCTTCGGCGCCCGCCGTCGCCGGCCGGCCGCGAAAGCCGCGCCGGTCCGCAACAGCCCGTTCGGCCGGTCCAAAGCGGCCGGTGGCGGCCGCCCGGGGGCGGCGCCGAGCGCGCGCCTCGACGTGGACGCGATCCTCGACAAGATCCTCGAGAAGGGCTACGACAGCCTGACGGCGGAGGAGAAGGAGGCGCTCGACCGGGCCAGCCGTGACTGA
- a CDS encoding endonuclease/exonuclease/phosphatase family protein — MTETTPTPHRRRGAIGRALLALVEAPVAVAVLVGLAAPWLPPRPYWWAQLVAIGLPYASWALAAFGVVWLLGRRWRAVAFHAVLLLIVGVRAGGLGRLAEAGTAGPDDLVLTTFNVPQSGPSREALADSVVAFVGAAAPDVLLMQDAHVATRVRGPSLEGVQVEAVRTRLPYRLVLPARLANHPGWQSNSTDVPVFLREGAGVEVVEQEVLIIGVERDPDVSLALRSHLRWGGRELVVYNVHLRSFGSPKPWEDDAVRLTSPSTWAPYLRQYRGVYARRGDEADQIADAIAAETLPVVVAGDFNSTADNWSYHRLRTAGGVSRTDAKQAAGGLDWGRTYHAERPFVRIDFVLVDPALEVTSATTTPVAFSDHRPVRVGLRWRDGVEGAETE; from the coding sequence GTGACTGAGACGACGCCGACCCCGCACCGTCGCCGCGGGGCGATCGGGCGGGCGCTGCTGGCCCTCGTCGAGGCTCCCGTCGCGGTCGCCGTCCTCGTGGGTCTCGCGGCCCCGTGGCTCCCGCCGCGGCCCTACTGGTGGGCGCAGCTCGTCGCCATCGGGCTGCCGTACGCGTCGTGGGCGCTGGCGGCGTTCGGCGTGGTGTGGCTGCTCGGGCGGCGGTGGCGGGCCGTGGCGTTCCACGCCGTGCTGCTCCTGATCGTCGGCGTCCGGGCCGGCGGCCTCGGGCGGCTCGCCGAGGCGGGCACGGCCGGGCCGGACGACCTCGTCCTGACGACGTTCAACGTGCCCCAGTCCGGCCCCAGCCGCGAGGCCCTGGCCGATTCCGTCGTGGCCTTCGTGGGTGCCGCCGCGCCCGACGTCCTCTTGATGCAGGACGCCCACGTGGCGACGCGCGTCCGCGGCCCGTCGCTCGAGGGGGTCCAGGTGGAGGCCGTGCGGACGCGGCTGCCGTACCGGCTCGTGCTCCCGGCCCGGCTGGCCAACCACCCCGGCTGGCAGAGCAACTCGACCGACGTCCCGGTCTTCCTGCGCGAGGGGGCGGGCGTGGAGGTGGTCGAGCAGGAGGTGCTCATCATCGGCGTCGAGCGCGACCCCGACGTGTCGCTCGCGCTCCGGTCGCACCTCCGCTGGGGTGGGCGCGAGCTCGTCGTGTACAACGTCCACCTCCGGTCGTTCGGCTCGCCGAAGCCGTGGGAGGACGACGCCGTCCGCCTCACGAGCCCCTCGACGTGGGCCCCGTACCTCCGCCAGTACCGCGGGGTCTACGCCCGGCGCGGCGACGAGGCCGACCAGATCGCCGACGCCATCGCGGCCGAGACGCTCCCGGTCGTCGTCGCGGGCGACTTCAACTCGACGGCCGACAACTGGAGCTACCACCGCCTCCGCACGGCCGGCGGCGTGTCCCGGACCGACGCCAAGCAGGCCGCCGGCGGGCTCGACTGGGGCCGGACGTACCACGCCGAGCGCCCGTTCGTCCGCATCGACTTCGTCCTCGTCGACCCGGCGCTCGAGGTGACCTCGGCGACGACGACGCCCGTCGCGTTCTCCGATCACCGCCCGGTCCGCGTCGGCCTCCGCTGGCGCGACGGGGTGGAGGGCGCCGAGACGGAGTAG
- a CDS encoding calcium/sodium antiporter has translation MTLTQSLFAMGGGVLLLLAGAEGLVRGASALALRIGISPLVVGLTVVAIGTSSPELVVSVQAALAGEGGVAIGNVVGSNVANLGLIVGVAAVLSPMAVDPKLVRHDVPVMLASMVVLVLFLLDGKLVRWEGALLLCAAVIYTFDGIRTSRRDERARRAALPPEVRDAMHEAAVGFKRHLLLVVGGVALLVYGADLLLAGAVEAASRLGVSEAVVGLTLVALGTSLPELATTVVAARRGEAEIALGNAVGSNIFNVFSVLGPAALAAPIAALGVGSDVLAIMVGFGVLTLFFLITGGRTRRWEGVVLLLGYAGYIWWIVS, from the coding sequence ATGACCCTGACCCAGAGCCTCTTCGCAATGGGGGGGGGCGTGCTCCTGCTGTTGGCCGGTGCCGAGGGGCTCGTGCGCGGGGCGTCCGCGTTGGCGCTGCGGATCGGGATCTCGCCGCTCGTCGTCGGCCTGACGGTCGTGGCCATCGGGACGTCAAGCCCGGAGCTGGTCGTGAGCGTCCAAGCTGCGCTGGCGGGCGAGGGCGGCGTGGCGATCGGCAACGTCGTCGGGTCGAACGTCGCCAACCTCGGGCTCATCGTGGGCGTGGCCGCCGTGCTCTCGCCGATGGCCGTCGACCCGAAGCTGGTCCGCCACGACGTGCCGGTGATGCTGGCGTCGATGGTCGTGCTCGTGCTGTTCCTGCTCGACGGCAAGCTGGTGCGGTGGGAGGGCGCGCTGCTCCTGTGCGCGGCGGTGATCTACACGTTCGACGGGATTCGGACATCGCGGCGCGACGAGCGGGCGCGGCGGGCGGCGCTGCCGCCGGAGGTCCGCGACGCGATGCACGAGGCGGCCGTCGGGTTCAAGCGGCACCTCCTGCTCGTGGTGGGCGGCGTCGCCCTCCTCGTCTACGGGGCCGACCTCCTGCTGGCCGGCGCCGTCGAGGCCGCCAGCCGGCTGGGCGTGAGCGAGGCCGTCGTCGGGCTCACGCTCGTCGCCCTCGGGACGAGCCTCCCGGAGCTGGCGACGACGGTCGTGGCGGCGCGACGGGGCGAGGCCGAGATCGCGCTCGGCAACGCCGTCGGGTCCAACATCTTCAACGTGTTCAGCGTGCTCGGCCCGGCCGCGCTCGCGGCGCCGATCGCCGCGCTCGGCGTCGGGTCCGACGTGCTCGCCATCATGGTGGGCTTCGGCGTGCTGACGCTGTTCTTCCTCATCACCGGCGGGCGGACGCGCCGGTGGGAGGGCGTCGTGTTGCTGCTCGGCTACGCCGGCTACATCTGGTGGATCGTGTCGTGA
- a CDS encoding L,D-transpeptidase — protein MRFLLLAVALAGLAIAPRAQSDRSLYNQDRLAELLYANRAESLAEVPSVTYRYHTLDHESGNSILARHMLYEEVGEGDARTGRDLLNGMVAFLNGVFIQELRNGDTIVLPSVVGADPRAYSPFPLVYDGGEPFDKLFVIHKSVQAWAGYENGRLARWGLVSTGADGSETPNGRFNFNWKELHRVSTLSPPGQSWDMRWVFNFHDRRGIHVHQYYALPTTGAASHGCVRLMTADAQWIYDWADGWKTTNGGAERGLASRGRILEQGTMVLVLGDAPDGAPQRFRDVNGSPELIRVELPDDPYSVEPGTDQQVRFDRIRRAHTAS, from the coding sequence ATGCGCTTTCTCCTCCTCGCCGTCGCCCTCGCTGGGCTCGCCATCGCGCCGCGTGCGCAGAGCGACCGGTCGCTGTACAACCAGGACCGTCTCGCCGAGCTCCTCTACGCCAACCGCGCCGAGAGCCTCGCCGAGGTCCCGTCGGTCACCTACCGTTACCACACGCTCGACCACGAGAGCGGCAACTCGATCCTCGCCCGGCACATGCTGTACGAGGAGGTCGGGGAGGGCGACGCCCGCACGGGGCGCGACCTGCTCAACGGGATGGTCGCCTTCCTGAATGGCGTGTTCATCCAAGAGCTTCGGAACGGCGACACGATCGTGCTCCCGAGCGTGGTCGGGGCCGACCCGCGCGCCTACAGCCCGTTCCCGCTCGTCTACGACGGCGGCGAGCCCTTCGACAAGCTATTCGTCATCCACAAGTCGGTCCAGGCGTGGGCCGGTTACGAGAACGGCCGCCTCGCGCGGTGGGGCCTCGTCTCGACCGGGGCCGACGGCTCGGAGACGCCGAACGGCCGGTTCAACTTCAACTGGAAGGAGCTCCACCGCGTGAGCACGCTCTCGCCCCCGGGCCAGAGCTGGGACATGCGGTGGGTGTTCAACTTCCACGACCGGCGCGGCATCCACGTCCACCAGTACTACGCGCTCCCGACGACGGGCGCCGCGAGCCACGGCTGCGTCCGCCTCATGACGGCCGACGCGCAGTGGATCTACGACTGGGCCGACGGTTGGAAGACGACGAACGGCGGTGCCGAGCGCGGCCTCGCCAGCCGCGGGCGCATCCTGGAGCAGGGCACGATGGTCCTCGTGCTCGGCGACGCGCCCGACGGCGCGCCCCAGCGGTTCCGCGACGTGAACGGCTCGCCGGAGCTGATCCGCGTCGAGCTCCCCGACGACCCGTACAGCGTCGAGCCCGGGACCGACCAGCAGGTCCGGTTCGACCGGATCCGCCGCGCGCATACGGCGTCGTAA
- a CDS encoding monovalent cation:proton antiporter family protein: protein MSIDFPLAVGALPFVGELAALFAAGLLVAYLCYRVRLVPIAGFLLAGVAIGPNALGLVTDVELVSELAEVGVILLLFSIGVEFSLGQMARLARPIFLGGGAQVALTVAAVAGGLIVLGVGVGAAVFTGFLVALSSTAIVLKVLAERAETDTPLGRVALAMLLFQDLAIVLMALLIPVLAGEGGSPLEVAWALGKAALVVAAVLVGARRVVPAVLERVAQTRRTELFLLAVAAVCLGTAWAASLAGVSLALGAFLAGLLVSESDYAEHALSEILPLQTLFTAAFFLSVGMLLDPAFLLDNVLWVAGAALGVLVLKGGLAALGARALGYPLGVALASGLALGQIGEFSFVLALSGAEVGLTPGGLGEAGSQGLIAVTVVLMLATPGLIALAPRLAALGRRVEDDTAGGGGHGHGVDLEDHTIVVGYGPAGRRLARVLGDSGIPYAVSDLNPASLRDADAEGAETVYGDAAREPILQSLGAERAKLLVVAINDRDATRRIVAVARHLNPTLQILARTRFMADVETLTKAGADVVVPEELETTVRLFAHVLGAYLIPKDEIERQASLVRQDDYGVLRGSIQEAHLMVLQGLDEEGLHTRAVAVRPGAPAAGQTLADLALRQRHGITVMAVRRGTQTVGSPAGDFRVEAGDRLVMVAEADQFAASADLFRTP from the coding sequence ATGTCCATTGACTTCCCCCTCGCCGTCGGTGCGCTGCCGTTCGTGGGCGAGCTGGCCGCGCTGTTCGCGGCCGGTCTCCTCGTGGCGTATCTGTGCTACCGGGTCCGCCTCGTGCCGATCGCGGGGTTCCTGTTGGCCGGCGTCGCGATCGGGCCGAACGCGCTCGGGCTGGTGACGGACGTCGAACTGGTCAGCGAGCTGGCCGAAGTCGGCGTCATCCTGCTCCTGTTCTCGATCGGCGTCGAGTTCTCGCTGGGCCAGATGGCCCGCCTCGCCCGGCCGATCTTTCTCGGGGGAGGGGCCCAGGTGGCGCTGACCGTCGCGGCGGTGGCGGGCGGGCTGATCGTGCTCGGGGTGGGCGTCGGCGCGGCCGTGTTCACGGGGTTTCTCGTCGCGCTGAGCTCGACGGCGATCGTGCTGAAGGTGCTCGCGGAGCGGGCCGAGACGGACACGCCGCTGGGGCGCGTGGCCCTCGCCATGCTCCTCTTCCAAGACCTCGCGATCGTCCTGATGGCGCTCCTGATCCCCGTGCTGGCGGGGGAGGGCGGGTCGCCGCTCGAGGTCGCGTGGGCGCTCGGGAAGGCCGCGCTCGTGGTCGCCGCCGTGCTCGTGGGCGCGCGGCGGGTGGTGCCGGCCGTGCTGGAGCGCGTGGCGCAGACGCGCCGGACCGAGCTCTTCTTGCTCGCTGTCGCGGCGGTGTGCCTCGGGACGGCGTGGGCCGCCAGCCTTGCCGGGGTGAGCCTCGCCCTCGGCGCGTTCCTCGCAGGCCTGCTGGTCTCCGAAAGCGACTACGCCGAGCACGCGCTGTCGGAGATCCTCCCGCTCCAGACCCTGTTTACGGCTGCGTTCTTCCTGTCGGTCGGGATGCTCCTCGACCCGGCGTTCCTACTCGACAACGTGCTGTGGGTGGCGGGCGCGGCGCTCGGCGTGCTCGTGCTCAAGGGCGGGCTGGCGGCCCTCGGCGCGCGGGCGCTGGGCTACCCGCTCGGCGTCGCGCTGGCGTCCGGGCTCGCGCTCGGGCAGATCGGCGAGTTCTCGTTCGTCCTCGCCCTGAGTGGCGCCGAGGTGGGCCTGACGCCGGGCGGGCTGGGCGAGGCTGGCAGCCAGGGCCTCATCGCCGTGACGGTCGTGCTGATGCTGGCGACGCCGGGCCTCATCGCGCTCGCGCCCCGCCTCGCGGCGCTCGGACGGCGGGTGGAGGACGACACCGCGGGCGGAGGCGGGCACGGCCACGGGGTCGACCTGGAAGACCACACGATCGTCGTGGGCTACGGGCCGGCGGGGCGGCGGCTGGCGCGCGTGCTCGGCGACAGCGGCATCCCGTACGCCGTGAGCGACCTGAACCCGGCCTCGCTCCGCGACGCCGACGCCGAGGGCGCCGAGACGGTCTACGGCGACGCCGCGCGAGAGCCGATCCTCCAGAGCCTCGGGGCCGAGCGGGCCAAGCTCCTCGTCGTCGCCATCAACGACCGGGACGCGACGCGGCGGATCGTGGCCGTCGCGCGCCACCTCAACCCGACGCTCCAGATCCTCGCCCGCACGCGGTTCATGGCGGATGTCGAGACGCTCACGAAGGCCGGCGCCGACGTCGTGGTGCCGGAGGAGCTCGAGACGACGGTCCGCCTCTTCGCCCACGTCCTCGGCGCCTACCTCATCCCGAAGGACGAGATCGAGCGGCAGGCCAGTCTCGTCCGCCAGGACGACTACGGGGTCCTCCGGGGGTCGATCCAGGAGGCCCACCTTATGGTGCTCCAGGGGCTCGACGAGGAGGGGCTCCACACGCGCGCCGTGGCCGTCCGGCCCGGTGCGCCCGCCGCCGGGCAGACGCTCGCTGACCTCGCGCTCCGCCAGCGACACGGGATCACCGTCATGGCCGTCCGCCGCGGGACGCAGACGGTCGGGAGCCCGGCCGGCGACTTCCGCGTCGAGGCCGGCGACCGGCTCGTGATGGTCGCCGAGGCCGACCAGTTCGCGGCCTCCGCCGACCTGTTCCGGACGCCCTGA